The following coding sequences are from one Candidatus Binataceae bacterium window:
- a CDS encoding nitroreductase family protein — translation MDFFEVATTMPTVRRFSDRSLDPTTIERILETANMAPSGSNAQPWEFVIVRDPGARREIQKLYELAWVPYKDSAIIRGRATLSVRAQKALRVGDEFSASLAIVPVHVVVFLDRPKMRVVRGSPEDLTNFGATYGSVFPAIELMMLAARALGVGTAMTTMLSPHEAETRALLGVPDLYQLIALIPMGYPAEGFKRPFRKPVWSRVHDGHWSRGWQRRP, via the coding sequence ATGGACTTCTTCGAAGTTGCGACCACCATGCCGACGGTCCGGCGATTTTCGGATCGTTCACTCGATCCAACAACCATCGAACGAATTCTCGAAACTGCCAACATGGCGCCCTCGGGCTCCAACGCCCAGCCGTGGGAATTCGTAATCGTGCGCGATCCTGGCGCCCGCCGTGAGATTCAGAAGCTCTACGAGCTCGCCTGGGTGCCCTACAAAGACAGCGCGATCATCCGCGGGCGCGCCACGCTTTCGGTCCGCGCGCAGAAGGCGTTGCGCGTGGGGGATGAATTTTCCGCATCGCTGGCGATTGTGCCGGTTCATGTGGTGGTCTTCCTGGATCGCCCGAAGATGCGGGTGGTGCGCGGCAGTCCCGAAGACCTGACCAACTTCGGTGCCACCTATGGTTCGGTGTTCCCTGCGATCGAGCTGATGATGCTCGCGGCGCGTGCGCTTGGCGTGGGCACCGCGATGACCACGATGCTCTCGCCGCACGAAGCCGAAACCAGAGCGCTGCTCGGGGTGCCGGACCTCTACCAGCTCATCGCGCTTATCCCGATGGGCTATCCGGCCGAGGGCTTCAAGCGCCCATTCCGCAAGCCGGTCTGGTCTAGAGTCCACGACGGCCACTGGTCACGTGGGTGGCAGCGGCGACCGTAA
- a CDS encoding zinc-binding dehydrogenase — MRAAIMRNKRLVVDDIPVPTPGPGEVLAKTLACGICGSDLHTLKHAEKLVEGARRSGGAFVMDLQRDIVMGHEFCVEIVDFGPNTQKHFKAGQRACAMPVLIRPTGVETVGYSNENPGGYGELMRLTEGLLLEVPNGLSTERAALTEPMAVGYHAVEKARLQKGDVPLVIGCGPVGLSVISALKLKGQHPIIAADFSPRRRELAQGMGADVVTDPKQRSPFESWKEMAVYSDPKSAPPLPPWMPGPARRPQVVFECVGVPGVIHSIMASTAPAARVVVVGVCMEQDSFEPMFGINKELNIQFVLGYSAAEFADTLRNLAEGKVNGDPLITGKVGVEGVAQAFEDLGSPEHHAKILVEPWRS, encoded by the coding sequence ATGCGTGCTGCCATAATGCGAAACAAACGGCTCGTCGTTGACGATATTCCCGTCCCTACCCCCGGCCCGGGCGAGGTGCTGGCAAAAACCCTGGCCTGCGGAATTTGCGGCTCCGACCTGCACACGCTCAAACACGCCGAAAAGCTGGTCGAAGGTGCGCGGCGCTCCGGCGGTGCGTTCGTGATGGATTTGCAGCGCGACATCGTGATGGGCCACGAGTTCTGCGTCGAGATCGTCGACTTTGGACCCAACACTCAAAAACATTTCAAAGCCGGACAGCGCGCATGCGCGATGCCGGTGCTGATTCGCCCGACCGGTGTCGAGACGGTCGGTTACTCCAATGAAAATCCCGGCGGCTACGGCGAGTTGATGCGACTAACTGAAGGCCTGCTCCTGGAAGTCCCCAACGGCCTCTCCACCGAGCGGGCCGCGCTCACCGAGCCGATGGCGGTTGGCTATCACGCGGTCGAAAAAGCACGCCTTCAAAAGGGTGACGTGCCGCTGGTGATCGGATGCGGTCCCGTCGGCCTCTCGGTGATCTCGGCACTCAAGCTCAAGGGCCAGCATCCCATAATCGCGGCAGATTTCTCACCGCGCCGTCGCGAGCTCGCGCAAGGGATGGGTGCCGACGTGGTGACCGATCCCAAACAGCGATCTCCGTTCGAGAGTTGGAAGGAGATGGCCGTATACAGCGATCCGAAGAGCGCGCCGCCGCTGCCACCCTGGATGCCGGGGCCTGCGCGACGGCCACAAGTGGTTTTCGAGTGCGTGGGGGTTCCAGGGGTAATTCACTCGATCATGGCCTCGACCGCGCCGGCCGCGCGCGTGGTCGTGGTTGGGGTGTGCATGGAACAGGACTCCTTCGAGCCAATGTTCGGTATCAACAAAGAGCTGAATATCCAATTCGTGCTCGGTTACTCAGCCGCGGAATTCGCCGACACGCTACGCAACCTGGCGGAAGGCAAGGTCAACGGTGACCCGCTCATCACGGGCAAAGTCGGCGTGGAAGGAGTAGCGCAAGCGTTCGAAGACCTGGGTTCCCCGGAGCACCATGCGAAAATTCTGGTAGAACCCTGGCGTAGCTAG
- a CDS encoding sigma-70 family RNA polymerase sigma factor, producing the protein MVRRASALKVSPEAADERRQIEAAQRDSRRFADLYESNFERIYAFIVRRVGDRHEAEDLTSEVFHLALKNIGRFEWRGVPFAAWLYKIASNEIVDRSQKTVRQPRLDPTDDPPEPCWEEIENRARLFRMVDQLPSDQRRVITLRFAEERSIREIAQQLKRTEGAVKQLQFRGLQNLRLRMGDQNG; encoded by the coding sequence ATGGTGCGCAGGGCATCGGCATTAAAGGTCAGTCCGGAAGCGGCTGACGAACGCCGCCAAATCGAGGCGGCACAGCGCGACTCGCGCCGCTTCGCCGACCTTTACGAAAGCAACTTCGAGCGCATCTATGCCTTCATCGTCCGCCGCGTCGGGGACCGCCACGAAGCCGAAGATTTGACCTCCGAGGTATTCCATTTGGCCCTCAAGAATATCGGCCGTTTCGAATGGCGCGGGGTTCCGTTCGCGGCATGGCTCTACAAAATCGCAAGCAACGAGATCGTGGATCGATCGCAAAAAACCGTGCGGCAACCTCGGCTCGATCCCACCGATGATCCCCCGGAGCCCTGTTGGGAAGAAATTGAAAACCGCGCGCGCCTGTTCCGGATGGTTGACCAGCTGCCCTCGGATCAGCGCCGCGTAATCACTCTGCGTTTCGCCGAGGAAAGGAGCATCCGCGAAATTGCCCAGCAACTTAAGCGCACCGAAGGCGCCGTGAAGCAGCTTCAATTTCGCGGGTTGCAGAATCTGCGCCTGCGGATGGGTGACCAGAATGGCTAA
- a CDS encoding VOC family protein codes for MADARPPRVNSGIAALLEIAGELRGLPRQEFKMQLNASLKKSALATPSEASLTTRRRHGIATPYLMIRDASRAIDFYKRAFGATEMSRMADPSGHIAHAEIKIGDAPIMIAEEEPSYFNLSPDSLGGSSAFVHLYVDDIDAFARRAERGGAKVLEAPQDYPYGDRRGKFVDPFGHVWMVATHRHDVTLEQMKADWDRSVAVEKAKSIPKPEGHHSITPYLQVNGAAQLIDFLKRAFGAEEVMRVNQPDGTIGHAQMRVSGSVVELADANQRFKPNPTAIWLFVDDVDATYQRALDADAESIHGPVDQDYGNREASVKDPFGNHWYLAKRLETAEPWSPELRSVTPYLHPKGAAKLIDFLKDAFGAEEAEFHADEQGVVQHAQLRIGDSIVAMGEAHGEYPPMPPALHLYVADADATYQRALRAGAESLYAPRDESYGDRASGVTDPFGNVWYIATHQHPEKRAALSAQTAPQAAPTLTPAIMPFMYFEDAGAAADFYKKVFEATELHREFEHGKASHVQIAIGTTRVMLSDATTEHVAEYVAKGYTRTPHQLGGTPLHLYVYVPDADAAFQRALDSGSEMVDPMEDKEWGDRCGGVKDPFGHIWYIATPLKDVRR; via the coding sequence ATGGCAGACGCCAGGCCCCCACGCGTGAATTCGGGCATCGCCGCGCTGCTCGAAATCGCGGGCGAGCTGCGCGGGCTGCCGCGCCAGGAGTTCAAGATGCAGTTAAACGCCAGCCTGAAAAAGAGCGCACTGGCGACACCCTCCGAGGCCTCCCTAACGACGCGCCGCCGCCACGGCATCGCGACCCCCTACTTGATGATTCGCGATGCGTCGCGTGCGATCGATTTCTACAAGCGTGCGTTCGGCGCCACCGAGATGTCGCGGATGGCGGATCCGAGCGGGCACATCGCGCATGCCGAGATCAAAATCGGCGACGCTCCCATCATGATCGCAGAGGAGGAGCCGAGCTATTTCAACCTGAGTCCCGATTCGCTCGGCGGTTCTTCCGCATTTGTGCACCTGTATGTCGACGATATCGATGCTTTCGCGCGGCGCGCCGAGCGGGGCGGCGCCAAGGTGCTGGAAGCGCCGCAGGATTACCCGTATGGCGACCGGCGCGGCAAGTTCGTCGATCCTTTCGGCCACGTGTGGATGGTGGCGACGCACCGCCACGATGTCACCCTCGAACAGATGAAGGCGGATTGGGATCGCTCGGTTGCGGTCGAAAAAGCCAAGTCCATTCCAAAGCCCGAGGGCCATCACAGCATCACGCCATACCTGCAGGTGAATGGCGCTGCACAGCTGATCGACTTCCTCAAGCGCGCGTTTGGCGCCGAGGAAGTCATGCGGGTCAATCAGCCGGACGGAACCATCGGCCATGCGCAGATGAGAGTGTCGGGCTCGGTCGTGGAGCTGGCCGACGCGAATCAGCGATTCAAACCGAATCCGACTGCTATCTGGCTGTTCGTCGATGATGTGGATGCCACCTACCAACGTGCCCTCGATGCCGACGCCGAGTCGATTCATGGTCCGGTGGACCAGGACTACGGGAATCGCGAGGCGAGCGTAAAAGACCCCTTCGGCAACCATTGGTATCTCGCAAAGCGCCTTGAGACGGCCGAACCGTGGTCGCCGGAACTGCGTTCGGTGACTCCATATCTCCATCCGAAGGGCGCAGCCAAGCTCATCGACTTCCTGAAGGACGCCTTCGGTGCCGAAGAGGCTGAGTTCCATGCCGATGAGCAAGGCGTGGTACAACATGCACAGCTCAGGATCGGCGACTCGATAGTCGCGATGGGCGAGGCGCACGGAGAGTATCCGCCGATGCCGCCGGCGCTGCACCTTTATGTTGCCGATGCCGATGCGACCTATCAGAGAGCACTGCGTGCCGGTGCGGAATCGCTGTACGCCCCGCGCGATGAATCCTACGGCGATCGGGCCAGCGGCGTGACCGATCCCTTCGGCAACGTCTGGTACATCGCAACCCACCAACATCCCGAGAAACGCGCGGCACTGAGCGCGCAGACTGCGCCGCAAGCCGCGCCTACGTTAACGCCCGCGATCATGCCGTTCATGTACTTCGAAGATGCCGGAGCGGCCGCCGACTTTTACAAGAAAGTGTTCGAAGCGACCGAGCTCCACCGCGAGTTCGAGCACGGCAAGGCAAGCCATGTCCAGATTGCGATTGGTACCACGCGCGTGATGCTGAGCGATGCAACCACGGAGCATGTCGCGGAGTACGTCGCCAAAGGCTATACGAGGACTCCACACCAGCTCGGCGGTACGCCTCTGCATCTTTACGTATATGTTCCCGATGCAGATGCCGCTTTCCAGCGCGCGCTCGACTCGGGCTCCGAGATGGTCGATCCGATGGAAGATAAGGAATGGGGCGACCGCTGCGGCGGCGTGAAAGATCCGTTCGGCCACATCTGGTACATCGCCACGCCGCTCAAAGACGTGCGGCGCTAG
- a CDS encoding VOC family protein, with translation MKKTKRKRPAGSKGHKALRAQPAARASRLAVPAGPRATPYLIIKDAGRAVDFYRNAFDAIEVVRLEGADGRIAHCEIKIGDASILLADEWEGVGATSPSALGGSPVIIHLEVDDVDTIAKRAIDAGAKVIFPVQDQFYGERAGRLQDPFGHLWLLSTKIESLPAPEMHKRERSWFKENSDK, from the coding sequence ATGAAGAAGACGAAGCGCAAACGGCCAGCAGGTTCTAAAGGACACAAGGCGCTGCGGGCGCAACCGGCGGCGAGAGCGTCTCGACTTGCGGTACCCGCCGGCCCGCGCGCGACTCCGTACCTGATTATCAAGGACGCGGGCCGCGCGGTCGACTTTTACCGCAACGCGTTCGACGCAATCGAAGTGGTTCGCCTGGAAGGCGCGGACGGCAGAATCGCGCACTGTGAAATCAAAATCGGTGACGCATCGATACTGCTCGCAGATGAATGGGAAGGCGTCGGCGCGACCAGCCCCTCAGCACTGGGCGGCTCGCCGGTGATCATTCATCTGGAAGTCGACGACGTCGATACGATCGCGAAGCGGGCGATCGACGCCGGCGCGAAAGTAATCTTTCCGGTCCAGGATCAGTTCTACGGCGAACGGGCAGGCCGATTGCAGGATCCGTTCGGCCATCTGTGGTTGCTTTCGACGAAGATCGAGTCGCTTCCCGCCCCGGAAATGCACAAGCGGGAGCGCTCCTGGTTCAAGGAGAATTCCGACAAGTAA
- a CDS encoding VOC family protein, translating into MAAKPIPEGVSVVTPYLCVANATKALEFYQHVFGAKETMRFAEPGSGRIGHAELKLGSGTIMLSDEYPEMGYLGPKAAERPPVSIHLYVEDVDAVYRRALAAGATSQRAPEDQFYGDRNAQIRDPFGHSWFLATRIEEVSADEMQKRFDNIAKQPS; encoded by the coding sequence ATGGCAGCAAAACCAATTCCCGAGGGAGTCAGCGTTGTGACGCCGTACCTGTGCGTCGCGAACGCGACCAAGGCGCTCGAGTTCTACCAGCACGTGTTCGGCGCCAAGGAGACGATGCGCTTCGCCGAACCCGGGAGCGGCCGCATCGGACACGCGGAACTCAAGCTCGGAAGCGGCACCATCATGCTCTCCGACGAGTATCCGGAAATGGGCTACCTCGGCCCCAAGGCTGCGGAACGCCCGCCCGTCTCGATTCATCTCTATGTCGAAGACGTCGATGCGGTTTACCGACGCGCCCTGGCCGCGGGCGCGACTTCGCAGCGCGCGCCCGAAGATCAGTTCTACGGGGATCGCAATGCGCAAATCCGCGATCCGTTCGGCCATTCGTGGTTCCTTGCGACTCGCATCGAGGAAGTGTCAGCCGACGAAATGCAAAAGCGGTTCGATAATATCGCCAAACAACCGAGCTAG